The following coding sequences lie in one Eubacterium ventriosum genomic window:
- a CDS encoding DUF1858 domain-containing protein, with protein MAKITKDMIIKDIININMGCIPILLNEGMHCVGCPASQGETLEEACIVHGLDADVLAKKLNDFVVSVDGE; from the coding sequence ATGGCAAAGATAACAAAAGACATGATAATCAAAGATATCATAAACATAAACATGGGCTGTATTCCAATCCTCTTAAATGAAGGAATGCACTGCGTAGGATGCCCTGCATCACAGGGAGAAACATTGGAAGAAGCATGTATTGTACACGGACTGGATGCAGATGTACTTGCAAAGAAATTAAATGATTTCGTAGTAAGCGTAGACGGCGAATAA
- the dusB gene encoding tRNA dihydrouridine synthase DusB: MKIGNVEIENSLALGPMAGVTDLPFRLLCKEQGCGMLYTEMVSAKAILYKNKNTNILLNIDKAEHPIAVQLFGSDPDIMAEIGAKVAEGPCDFIDINMGCPVPKIVNNHEGSYLLTQPKLVEQILTKMVKAIKKPVTIKVRKGFKDGEIQAPEIARIAESCGVSAIAVHGRTREQYYSGKADWDVIKEVKEAVKIPVIGNGDIFSAKDAKAMKEYTGCDGLMVGRAARGNPWIFKQIKEYLENGIIVDEPSSTEVRDMVLKHARMLIDYKGEYTAVREMRKHIAWYTQGLPHSAELRRRCNEIVDWQSLEELIKSKL; encoded by the coding sequence ATGAAAATAGGCAATGTTGAAATTGAAAATAGTTTGGCATTGGGACCAATGGCAGGTGTAACGGACCTGCCATTTCGTCTGCTTTGCAAAGAGCAGGGATGTGGCATGCTTTACACGGAAATGGTAAGTGCCAAAGCTATTTTGTATAAAAATAAAAATACAAACATATTATTAAATATTGATAAGGCTGAGCATCCAATAGCTGTTCAGCTTTTTGGCTCTGATCCTGACATTATGGCGGAAATCGGTGCAAAGGTTGCAGAAGGTCCTTGTGATTTTATTGATATTAATATGGGGTGCCCGGTGCCTAAGATTGTTAACAATCATGAAGGTTCTTATTTGCTTACGCAGCCTAAACTTGTGGAACAGATTCTTACAAAAATGGTTAAGGCAATAAAGAAGCCTGTTACAATAAAGGTTAGAAAGGGCTTTAAAGACGGTGAAATTCAGGCACCTGAGATTGCAAGAATTGCGGAAAGCTGTGGCGTATCAGCAATTGCCGTTCACGGAAGAACAAGGGAGCAGTATTACAGCGGAAAAGCAGACTGGGACGTGATTAAAGAGGTAAAAGAGGCTGTGAAAATTCCTGTAATTGGTAACGGTGATATTTTTTCTGCAAAAGATGCAAAGGCAATGAAGGAATATACCGGATGTGACGGGTTAATGGTTGGAAGAGCCGCAAGAGGAAATCCATGGATTTTTAAACAGATAAAAGAGTATCTTGAAAATGGAATTATTGTGGATGAACCGTCTTCAACAGAAGTACGCGATATGGTTTTGAAACACGCAAGAATGCTTATTGATTACAAAGGTGAATATACAGCAGTTAGGGAAATGCGAAAACACATAGCCTGGTATACACAGGGCTTGCCACATTCTGCAGAGCTTAGACGCAGATGCAATGAGATTGTGGACTGGCAGTCCCTAGAGGAGCTAATTAAATCAAAATTATAA
- a CDS encoding calcium/sodium antiporter → MKTILDIILLLVGFVLLIKGADYFVDGSCAVAKRLRVPSIVIGLTIVAVGTSLPELAVSTFAAVKHSNAIALGNVVGSNIFNLLMVIGITALFKDMLVKKSILKREMPLLLIISVLLIFLAGDILWFGGIIKKNNIFLFENGSTMVGNVNRIDGILLLVLFVGFIAWTVSYALKERTEEDGTDEVIMLSKRKSAIFIVGGAIAIAVGGQVVVDSAKSLALAAGMSETLVGLTIVAMGTSLPELVTSAVAASKGEADLAIGNVVGSNISNILLVLGLSAAISSVGVTAMNFVDIIVSLAATIIVFIVASTQRTIKKKEGIFLVIIYAFYMAYIICRQIYG, encoded by the coding sequence ATGAAAACAATATTAGATATTATTTTATTATTAGTAGGATTTGTGCTTCTTATAAAAGGAGCAGACTATTTTGTAGACGGAAGTTGTGCAGTGGCGAAGAGACTTAGAGTACCATCAATAGTAATCGGACTTACAATTGTGGCAGTTGGAACTTCCCTGCCGGAACTTGCAGTAAGTACATTTGCAGCAGTTAAACATTCTAATGCCATAGCACTTGGAAACGTGGTAGGTTCTAACATATTTAATCTTTTGATGGTAATTGGTATTACTGCATTATTTAAAGATATGTTAGTAAAAAAATCCATACTAAAAAGAGAAATGCCACTTTTGCTTATAATATCAGTACTGTTAATATTTTTGGCAGGAGATATTTTATGGTTTGGAGGAATAATTAAGAAAAACAACATTTTCCTATTTGAAAATGGATCAACAATGGTAGGAAATGTTAACAGAATTGATGGTATATTATTGCTTGTACTTTTCGTAGGATTTATAGCCTGGACTGTAAGTTATGCTTTAAAAGAAAGAACAGAAGAAGATGGTACCGATGAAGTTATAATGCTTTCAAAAAGAAAAAGTGCAATTTTCATAGTTGGTGGTGCAATTGCCATAGCGGTAGGAGGACAGGTTGTTGTAGACAGCGCAAAGAGTCTGGCTCTTGCAGCAGGAATGTCTGAAACATTGGTAGGACTTACAATTGTAGCAATGGGAACATCACTTCCTGAACTTGTAACATCAGCAGTTGCAGCTTCCAAGGGAGAGGCAGACCTTGCAATAGGAAATGTTGTAGGTTCAAACATTTCAAACATTCTTTTAGTACTTGGATTATCAGCAGCAATTTCATCAGTTGGAGTTACGGCAATGAACTTCGTGGACATAATAGTTTCATTGGCTGCTACAATTATCGTGTTTATTGTTGCATCAACACAGAGAACAATTAAGAAGAAAGAAGGAATCTTTCTTGTAATAATTTATGCATTCTATATGGCATACATTATTTGCAGACAGATTTATGGATAA
- the lysS gene encoding lysine--tRNA ligase yields MAQQNKNEQQVDVNQLLKVRREKLADLQERGKDPFQITKYDVTNHTTEIKDNFEKFECEHDEEGKLVKDPAKLVSIAGRIMLKRVMGKASFCNVQDKTGNIQVYVARNELGDEPFEEYKDFKKMDIGDIVGVKGYPFVTKTGEKSIHATEVTLLSKSLQILPEKHHGLTNTDLRYRQRYLDLIMNPEVKETFIKRSKIISEIRKYLDGQGFMEVETPMLVHNAGGAAARPFETHFNALDEDVKLRISLELYLKRLIVGGLERVYEIGRVFRNEGVDTRHNPEFTLMELYQAYTDYHGMMDLTENLYRHLAEKVCGSAKIEYNGIEMDLSKPFERLTMVDAVKKYAGVDWNEVETVEQARELAKEHHVEFEEHHKKGDILNLFFEEFVEEHLVQPTFIMDHPIEISPLTKKKPENPEYVERFEFFMNGWEMANAYSELNDPIDQRERFKAQEELLALGDEEANTTDEDFMNALEIGMPPTGGIGFGIDRMCMLLTNAAAIRDVLLFPTMKQLDK; encoded by the coding sequence ATGGCACAGCAGAATAAGAATGAACAGCAGGTTGACGTTAATCAGCTTTTAAAGGTGCGTCGTGAGAAGCTTGCTGATTTACAGGAAAGAGGAAAGGATCCTTTCCAGATCACAAAGTATGATGTAACAAACCATACTACAGAGATTAAGGATAACTTTGAAAAGTTTGAATGTGAACATGATGAAGAAGGAAAGCTTGTTAAAGATCCTGCAAAGCTTGTTTCAATTGCAGGTCGTATTATGCTTAAGCGTGTAATGGGTAAAGCTTCATTCTGCAATGTTCAGGATAAAACAGGAAATATTCAGGTTTATGTTGCAAGAAATGAATTAGGTGATGAACCTTTTGAAGAATACAAGGATTTCAAGAAGATGGATATCGGTGATATCGTTGGTGTTAAGGGATATCCTTTTGTAACAAAGACAGGTGAAAAGAGTATTCACGCTACAGAAGTTACTCTTCTTTCAAAGAGTCTTCAGATTCTTCCTGAAAAGCATCATGGCCTTACAAATACAGACCTTAGATACCGTCAGAGATATCTTGACCTTATTATGAATCCTGAAGTTAAGGAAACATTTATTAAGAGATCAAAGATTATCAGTGAAATCAGAAAATACTTAGACGGACAGGGATTTATGGAAGTTGAGACACCTATGCTTGTACACAATGCAGGCGGTGCAGCAGCACGTCCATTTGAAACACATTTTAATGCTTTAGATGAAGATGTTAAGCTTCGTATTTCATTGGAACTTTATCTTAAGAGACTTATCGTTGGTGGTCTTGAAAGAGTTTATGAAATTGGACGAGTATTCCGTAACGAAGGTGTTGATACAAGACACAACCCTGAATTTACACTTATGGAATTATATCAGGCATACACAGACTACCACGGCATGATGGATTTAACAGAAAATCTTTACAGACATCTTGCTGAAAAAGTTTGTGGAAGTGCTAAGATTGAATATAATGGCATTGAAATGGATTTAAGCAAGCCTTTTGAAAGACTTACAATGGTTGATGCAGTTAAGAAGTATGCCGGTGTTGACTGGAATGAAGTTGAAACAGTTGAACAGGCTAGAGAACTTGCAAAAGAACATCATGTTGAATTTGAAGAACACCACAAGAAGGGTGATATCTTAAACTTGTTCTTTGAAGAATTTGTTGAAGAACATTTAGTACAGCCTACATTTATTATGGATCATCCAATTGAAATTTCTCCTTTAACAAAGAAGAAACCTGAAAACCCTGAATATGTAGAAAGATTTGAATTTTTCATGAATGGTTGGGAAATGGCTAACGCTTATTCAGAGCTTAACGATCCAATTGACCAGAGAGAAAGATTTAAGGCTCAGGAAGAATTATTAGCACTTGGTGATGAAGAGGCTAATACAACTGACGAAGACTTTATGAACGCACTTGAAATTGGTATGCCACCTACAGGCGGTATCGGATTTGGTATTGATAGAATGTGTATGTTACTTACAAACGCAGCAGCTATCAGAGATGTTTTATTATTCCCGACAATGAAGCAGTTGGATAAATAA
- a CDS encoding peptidylprolyl isomerase yields MAEKNPIVTIEMNNGDVMKAELYPEVAPNTVNNFISLVNRGYYDGIIFHRVIRGFMIQGGDPEGTGIGGPGYSIKGEFTQNGFKNDLKHEPGVLSMARTMMPNSAGSQFFIMHQTSPHLDGQYAAFGKVIEGIEVVNKIADVATDRMDKPLEPQVMKKVTVETFGVDYPEPEKC; encoded by the coding sequence ATGGCAGAAAAAAATCCAATAGTAACAATTGAAATGAACAACGGAGATGTTATGAAAGCTGAACTTTATCCTGAAGTTGCGCCTAACACAGTTAACAACTTTATCAGCCTTGTAAACAGAGGATACTATGATGGAATTATTTTCCACAGAGTAATCAGAGGCTTTATGATTCAGGGTGGAGATCCTGAAGGAACAGGTATTGGCGGACCGGGATACTCAATTAAGGGCGAATTTACACAGAACGGCTTCAAGAACGACTTAAAGCATGAACCGGGCGTACTTTCAATGGCACGTACAATGATGCCAAATTCAGCCGGATCACAGTTTTTCATAATGCACCAGACATCACCTCACCTTGATGGTCAGTATGCTGCATTTGGCAAGGTAATCGAAGGAATAGAGGTAGTAAACAAAATTGCAGACGTGGCAACAGACAGAATGGACAAACCATTAGAACCACAGGTAATGAAAAAAGTAACAGTAGAAACATTTGGAGTAGACTATCCGGAACCTGAAAAATGCTAA
- a CDS encoding glutamine synthetase III, which translates to MGVNIEKVFGENVFDDAVMKVRLPKSDYETVKKLMYEGGEITEDLADVVAQAMKEWALEKGATHFTHVFQPYVISVGAEKHDSFASVPIDGKIENTFTGKDLLMGEPDASSFPSGGLRATCGARGYTAWDITSPVYVKEDTLCIPTAFCSYTGESLDTKTPLLKAMHAVSKQGVRLMRLFGDQDTKRIFSYVGPEQEYFLVDREKYLKRPDLMYSGRTLFGAMPPKGQEMDDHYFGAIKPRVKAFMEDINIQLWKLGITAKTEHNEVAPAQHEIAPIFSISNVALDNNLLVMDVLKKTATKHGLVCLLHEKPFDGINGSGKHNNWSLTTDDGINLFKPGKKPEENKLFQLVLACTMAAVDRHAVLLRLAASNTGNDHRLGANEAPPAIISMYLGDQVGDIVEQILKNGKATSSLSSGTLEFGIKKLPVLEKDPTDRNRTSPFAFTGNRFEFRMVASSNSIGDTNTVLNAMMAEAFSEACDALEGAADFDKAVEEYTAKLMKEHARIVFNGNGYSDEWPIEAEKRGLPNCRSIVDAIPALVDDTTVAMYEKFNILSKAELEARKEILFEQYAGVRNIEALTMVEMSNRIIMPAVTKYTKDLADTVIAVKEAGADASVQAGLLGEISAKLAETKAATTALAEIVEEAKAKDDSKAIAISYKDDVMAAMAALRKPVDELEVIMPKEVWPMPTYGDLVYEIDK; encoded by the coding sequence ATGGGAGTAAACATTGAAAAAGTTTTTGGGGAAAACGTATTTGACGATGCAGTAATGAAAGTTCGTTTACCAAAGAGCGATTACGAAACAGTTAAGAAACTTATGTACGAAGGCGGTGAAATCACAGAAGATTTAGCAGATGTGGTTGCACAGGCAATGAAGGAATGGGCGTTGGAAAAAGGTGCTACACACTTTACACATGTGTTCCAGCCATATGTAATTTCAGTAGGAGCTGAAAAACATGATTCATTTGCTTCTGTTCCAATAGATGGAAAAATCGAAAACACATTTACAGGAAAAGATTTATTAATGGGTGAACCTGATGCTTCATCTTTCCCTTCAGGTGGTTTAAGAGCTACTTGCGGAGCAAGAGGATATACAGCATGGGATATTACATCACCTGTTTATGTTAAAGAAGATACCCTTTGTATTCCAACGGCGTTTTGCTCATATACAGGGGAATCACTTGATACAAAGACACCATTACTTAAAGCAATGCATGCAGTAAGTAAGCAGGGTGTAAGACTTATGAGATTATTCGGTGATCAGGATACTAAGAGAATTTTCTCTTATGTAGGACCTGAACAGGAATACTTTTTAGTAGACAGAGAAAAATATTTAAAGAGACCTGACCTTATGTATTCAGGACGTACACTTTTCGGAGCAATGCCTCCTAAGGGACAGGAAATGGACGACCATTACTTTGGAGCAATTAAGCCTAGAGTAAAAGCTTTTATGGAAGATATTAACATTCAGTTATGGAAATTAGGTATTACAGCAAAAACAGAACATAACGAGGTTGCACCTGCTCAGCATGAAATTGCACCAATTTTTTCAATTTCAAATGTAGCATTAGACAATAACCTTTTAGTAATGGACGTATTAAAGAAAACAGCTACAAAGCATGGTCTTGTATGTTTATTACATGAAAAACCATTTGATGGAATCAATGGTTCAGGTAAACATAATAACTGGTCACTTACAACTGATGACGGAATTAACTTGTTTAAGCCAGGTAAGAAACCTGAAGAAAATAAATTATTCCAGTTAGTACTTGCCTGCACAATGGCAGCAGTTGACAGACATGCAGTATTATTAAGACTTGCAGCATCAAATACAGGTAACGATCACAGATTAGGAGCTAACGAAGCACCTCCAGCAATTATTTCAATGTATCTTGGTGATCAGGTTGGAGATATTGTAGAGCAGATTCTTAAGAACGGTAAGGCTACTTCAAGTCTTTCATCAGGAACACTTGAATTTGGTATTAAGAAACTTCCTGTACTTGAAAAAGATCCTACAGATAGAAATAGAACATCACCTTTTGCATTCACAGGTAACAGATTTGAATTTAGAATGGTTGCTTCATCTAACTCAATTGGTGATACAAATACAGTGCTTAACGCAATGATGGCAGAAGCATTTAGCGAAGCTTGCGATGCCCTTGAAGGAGCAGCAGATTTCGATAAGGCAGTTGAAGAATATACAGCTAAGTTAATGAAAGAACATGCAAGAATCGTATTTAACGGTAACGGATATTCAGATGAATGGCCAATTGAAGCTGAAAAGAGAGGACTTCCTAACTGCAGATCAATCGTTGATGCAATCCCTGCATTAGTAGACGATACAACAGTTGCAATGTACGAGAAATTCAACATTTTATCAAAGGCTGAATTGGAAGCAAGAAAAGAAATTCTTTTTGAACAGTATGCAGGCGTGCGTAACATTGAAGCATTAACAATGGTTGAAATGTCAAACAGAATCATTATGCCGGCAGTTACAAAATATACAAAGGATCTTGCTGATACAGTTATCGCTGTTAAGGAAGCAGGAGCTGACGCATCAGTTCAGGCTGGATTATTAGGAGAAATCTCAGCTAAGTTAGCTGAAACAAAGGCAGCTACAACAGCACTTGCTGAAATTGTAGAAGAAGCAAAAGCTAAGGATGACAGTAAGGCAATTGCAATATCATACAAGGACGACGTAATGGCAGCTATGGCAGCTTTAAGAAAGCCTGTAGATGAGCTTGAAGTAATTATGCCTAAGGAAGTATGGCCAATGCCTACATACGGTGATTTAGTATATGAAATCGATAAATAA
- a CDS encoding DUF6465 family protein: MANTKKKTTPVAAKKDNTVEIPVVAAMTKAEPKKEAKVEAKKEAEVKKAEPKKVEKAVEVKTVAKKEDKAPAKAATKVAEKKPAAKKATTTKKAATTAKKAPAKAAKVENNIYVQFSGMEFDTAAIEKAVKADYTAKNGKKDMKSVSIYIKPEDMKAYYVIDGIIGDVAL, from the coding sequence ATGGCAAACACAAAGAAAAAAACAACACCTGTTGCTGCTAAGAAAGACAATACAGTAGAGATTCCTGTAGTAGCAGCAATGACTAAAGCTGAACCTAAGAAAGAAGCTAAGGTTGAAGCTAAGAAAGAAGCTGAAGTAAAAAAAGCTGAACCTAAAAAAGTTGAAAAGGCTGTAGAAGTTAAGACTGTAGCTAAGAAAGAAGATAAGGCACCTGCTAAGGCTGCTACAAAAGTTGCTGAAAAGAAACCGGCTGCCAAGAAAGCTACAACTACTAAGAAAGCAGCTACAACTGCTAAAAAGGCACCTGCTAAGGCTGCTAAAGTTGAAAACAACATTTATGTTCAGTTCTCAGGTATGGAATTTGATACTGCTGCAATCGAAAAGGCTGTAAAGGCTGATTACACAGCAAAGAATGGTAAGAAGGATATGAAGTCAGTTTCTATCTACATTAAGCCTGAAGACATGAAAGCTTATTACGTAATCGACGGAATTATTGGTGACGTAGCTTTATAA
- a CDS encoding NfeD family protein, which yields MSYIAWLVVFVVFAALELVSLGLTCIWFAIGALAGCVAALLGANWIVQAVVFLVVTMVVLIFIRPFAIKYVNNKAEKTNVESMAGKQGKVVVEIDNINAKGMIKVDGMEWTARSVDGEIIPKDSLVTVVSVEGVKAMVRKA from the coding sequence ATGAGCTATATTGCTTGGCTTGTAGTGTTTGTTGTTTTTGCAGCACTTGAGTTGGTATCACTTGGCCTTACCTGTATATGGTTTGCCATTGGAGCTTTAGCCGGATGTGTGGCAGCATTGCTTGGAGCAAACTGGATTGTTCAGGCAGTTGTTTTTCTGGTAGTTACCATGGTGGTATTAATATTTATAAGACCATTTGCCATTAAGTATGTAAACAACAAAGCTGAAAAGACTAATGTTGAATCAATGGCAGGTAAACAGGGAAAAGTTGTTGTGGAAATTGATAACATTAACGCAAAAGGAATGATTAAGGTAGACGGTATGGAGTGGACAGCCAGAAGTGTAGATGGAGAGATTATTCCTAAAGATTCATTAGTTACAGTTGTGTCCGTAGAAGGGGTAAAAGCTATGGTCAGAAAGGCCTAG
- a CDS encoding SH3 domain-containing protein translates to MDSNRLERKKRIERNRKRRLYRNVNNLMYAGIFVMAAIITIAAAVSRNNKIEYVDTAQMASTESIRVNNSNTDKVAAKAEETTKKSKKKVVTTEEAVESTTAEAETTTEPETTTTRENNLELGGRIKITADTLYVREEASADSSVLGMASTGDEFYVLGKEGDWVLVNYQGNDGYIKAEFAESAD, encoded by the coding sequence ATGGATAGCAATAGATTAGAGAGAAAAAAGAGAATAGAGAGAAACAGAAAGAGAAGATTATACAGAAATGTTAATAATCTTATGTACGCCGGTATTTTTGTTATGGCAGCAATTATTACAATAGCTGCAGCAGTTAGCAGAAATAATAAGATTGAATATGTAGATACAGCTCAGATGGCATCAACAGAGTCAATCAGAGTTAACAATAGCAATACAGACAAGGTTGCAGCTAAGGCTGAGGAAACAACCAAGAAATCAAAGAAGAAGGTAGTTACAACAGAAGAGGCAGTTGAGAGTACAACAGCCGAAGCTGAGACAACAACAGAGCCTGAAACCACTACAACAAGGGAAAATAACCTTGAATTAGGCGGAAGAATTAAGATTACGGCAGATACGTTGTATGTAAGAGAGGAAGCTTCAGCAGACAGTTCAGTGCTTGGAATGGCATCAACAGGCGATGAGTTCTACGTTCTTGGAAAAGAAGGGGACTGGGTTTTAGTCAACTATCAGGGTAATGATGGTTATATCAAAGCAGAGTTTGCCGAATCAGCAGATTAA
- the greA gene encoding transcription elongation factor GreA, translating to MADAKKNILTYAGLQELEAELEDLKVNKRKEVAQKIKEAREQGDLSENAEYDAAKDEQRDIEARIEDIEKILKNVEVVAESDIDDTKINVGCHIIIHDFEYDEDLEFSIVGSTQTNSLSGKISNESPLGHALIGHEVGDIVEVEMGDTVSKYKVLDIKKKK from the coding sequence ATGGCAGATGCAAAGAAGAATATATTGACATATGCAGGTCTTCAGGAATTAGAAGCAGAATTAGAAGATTTAAAGGTAAATAAACGTAAAGAAGTAGCACAGAAGATTAAGGAAGCCAGAGAGCAGGGGGACTTATCAGAAAACGCTGAATACGATGCAGCTAAAGATGAACAGAGAGACATTGAAGCAAGAATCGAAGATATTGAAAAGATTCTTAAAAATGTTGAAGTTGTAGCTGAATCTGATATTGATGATACAAAGATTAACGTTGGATGTCATATCATCATTCATGATTTCGAATATGATGAAGACCTTGAGTTCAGCATAGTTGGTTCAACACAGACAAACAGCTTAAGTGGAAAGATTTCTAACGAATCACCATTAGGTCATGCACTTATTGGACACGAAGTTGGAGATATTGTAGAGGTTGAAATGGGCGATACAGTATCAAAATATAAAGTTCTTGATATTAAGAAAAAGAAATAA
- a CDS encoding type III pantothenate kinase: MLLTVDVGNTNITLGLFKEDKVFATFRMNTQMVKTSDEYGSTIAELIARKNININEIENVIISSVVPKVMYSLNNGIIKYFGIKPIIVGPGTKTGIRVKRTDPRELGSDRLVDVVAAYELYGGPCIVIDFGTATTYDLVGADGTFEAGVISPGIKICTKALWNETAKLPEIEIKKPESILAKDTISCMQAGIVYGYIGQTEYIIEKMKEESGLTDVKVVATGGLGRIIWQNTDKIDIYDKELTLQGMRIIYEKNKNNK, from the coding sequence ATGTTACTTACTGTTGATGTTGGAAATACTAATATAACACTTGGACTATTTAAGGAGGATAAGGTATTTGCCACATTTAGAATGAATACCCAGATGGTGAAAACATCTGATGAATATGGTTCAACAATAGCCGAATTAATAGCGAGAAAGAATATTAATATTAACGAGATTGAGAATGTTATTATTTCATCGGTAGTTCCTAAAGTTATGTATTCCTTAAATAATGGTATTATTAAGTATTTTGGAATAAAGCCTATAATTGTAGGCCCGGGGACAAAGACAGGAATAAGAGTTAAAAGAACTGATCCGAGGGAACTTGGTTCAGACCGTCTTGTGGATGTTGTGGCAGCATATGAATTATATGGCGGACCTTGTATTGTAATAGATTTTGGCACAGCTACAACTTATGATTTGGTTGGAGCTGACGGTACTTTTGAAGCAGGAGTTATTTCGCCGGGAATAAAGATTTGCACAAAGGCTTTGTGGAATGAAACAGCTAAGCTCCCTGAAATTGAAATCAAAAAGCCTGAAAGCATTTTAGCTAAGGATACAATTTCATGCATGCAGGCAGGTATTGTTTATGGATACATCGGTCAGACAGAATATATTATTGAAAAGATGAAAGAGGAAAGCGGTCTTACAGATGTTAAGGTTGTTGCCACAGGTGGCCTTGGAAGAATAATATGGCAGAATACAGACAAAATAGACATATATGACAAGGAATTAACTCTTCAGGGAATGAGAATTATTTACGAGAAGAACAAGAATAATAAATAA
- a CDS encoding SPFH domain-containing protein, translating to MIFFIILIVLAIVLVSTCVKIVPQAHSFVIERLGVYKETWSVGLHFKIPFLDRVSRKVNLKEQVADFEPQPVITRDNVTMQIDTIIFYQITDPKLYAYGVENPIVAIKSLTATTLRNIVGDLELDETLTSRETINAKMRTELDVATDPWGIKVNRVELKNIIPPRDIQEAMEKQMRAEREKREQILRAEGEKKSAVLIAEGKKEAAILNAEADNQAAVLKADAEKKKRILEAEGEAQAILSVQKATADGIKAIKEAGADEAVLTLKSLEAFAAAADGQATKIIIPSEIQGIAGSVKALAEVIKD from the coding sequence ATGATATTTTTTATTATTTTAATTGTGTTAGCCATTGTATTGGTTTCAACATGCGTAAAGATTGTGCCACAGGCGCATTCATTTGTTATTGAAAGATTAGGTGTTTACAAAGAAACATGGTCAGTGGGACTTCATTTCAAAATTCCATTTTTGGATAGAGTATCAAGAAAAGTTAATTTGAAGGAACAGGTTGCAGACTTTGAACCACAGCCTGTTATTACAAGAGATAATGTTACAATGCAGATAGATACAATTATTTTCTATCAGATTACAGATCCAAAGCTTTATGCTTATGGTGTTGAAAATCCAATTGTGGCTATTAAGTCTTTAACGGCTACAACACTTAGAAATATTGTAGGTGATCTTGAACTTGATGAAACTCTTACTTCAAGAGAGACAATCAATGCTAAGATGCGTACAGAATTAGACGTTGCAACGGATCCTTGGGGAATTAAGGTTAACAGAGTTGAGCTTAAGAACATTATTCCACCAAGAGATATTCAGGAAGCAATGGAGAAACAGATGAGAGCTGAACGTGAAAAGCGTGAACAGATTCTTAGAGCTGAAGGTGAGAAAAAATCAGCAGTTCTTATTGCAGAAGGTAAGAAAGAAGCAGCTATTCTTAATGCTGAAGCTGACAATCAGGCAGCAGTTCTTAAGGCCGACGCAGAAAAGAAGAAGAGAATCCTTGAAGCTGAAGGTGAGGCACAGGCTATTCTTAGTGTCCAGAAAGCTACAGCAGACGGTATCAAAGCCATTAAGGAAGCAGGAGCTGATGAGGCAGTTCTTACACTTAAGAGTCTTGAAGCTTTTGCAGCAGCAGCAGACGGTCAGGCTACAAAGATTATTATTCCATCTGAAATTCAGGGAATTGCCGGTTCAGTAAAGGCTTTGGCTGAAGTTATTAAGGATTAA
- a CDS encoding DUF6145 family protein, whose translation MFNEKMVLCGANAYDKKYYLNEQFSNLPEQIKQELQIMCVLFTEEVGGILVLEYDEEGNLQIITEADEGDLLYDDIGCGLKIRQMQMEKRDLLESLEMYYKVFVLGEEI comes from the coding sequence ATGTTTAACGAGAAAATGGTATTGTGTGGTGCTAACGCATACGACAAAAAATATTATTTAAATGAGCAGTTTTCCAACCTGCCAGAACAGATTAAACAGGAATTGCAGATTATGTGTGTTCTTTTTACGGAGGAAGTTGGAGGAATACTTGTTCTAGAATATGATGAGGAAGGCAATCTTCAGATTATAACAGAAGCTGATGAAGGGGATTTGTTATATGATGATATTGGCTGTGGACTAAAGATAAGACAGATGCAAATGGAAAAAAGAGATTTACTGGAATCTTTAGAAATGTACTATAAAGTTTTTGTATTGGGAGAAGAAATATAA